The Danaus plexippus chromosome 24, MEX_DaPlex, whole genome shotgun sequence DNA window aatatattcaaatttgagTTCCGAGAATAACCCACTTCATTCCTCGAACAATTACGTATGCACCTAAAGCCGTCTACCGTTATACTATAAAATGGttgttaaattttgaaaaacaattGCAAATTCCAATACGAGGAGGAATAAATCAATTGCATTGAATCATGCATACATGATTAGATCAAACTAACAACGCCTTTCGGTTTAGTTAACTTTCATTCTCGAAAGTTAATCCTTGAAGTACGTATAGAACTTCAAACGTAGTTCAcactgattataattttaagaaaataactattgtttttttttaaatcttaaatggTTTTAGCGATAAGTCTGACGAATTTCAACgactttcatatatataacaatctaTGTAGCAGTATGGCGTTACTTTGTTATTGCCGAACATATCAAAATGATGTAATATAAAGACTTTAAAACGGAACTTTTGAACTGAAATTCAAATTAGGTTAACGACACGAACAATCgtaacagttttaaatatagaccGATGTATTAGATGTAAGAAAAAGAGGTCTTCATAAAAggttatttatactaaaaaatagaaaaaaagtctatttataaaatatgttcgttagatattattgattaggaattgtttaatgtaatttttgtaatgaagTTATGTATGTAGACATGTTTTACTTCTAGAAAGGGTAGtcagtaattttttcattttattcgattattagatatattatCTTTGAAAAATTCAAGCGCTAAACGGCCATCTAAAAAGTTTATACAATAGAGTTGAGTAAGATTTAACCAATCCAACTTGTATGATGCGACTTACTTTGGCCTCTGGTTTCTTTTGTTACTTTATGAATgctttgtatgtaaataatgtttcgAGTGCAAGAATAATAGACGTAAAGTTCTACTGTGTTAACATTGTtactattaacatttatatgatttttttaatgtcaaataagaaaatcaaatatgacaaaaaaaaaaaaattggtccCATGTCGGGCGCCAGTGACCTCAGAATTACAATAACCTTTTTAAATCCGGTTGATTTCTTGAATGTTCACAGGACGAGTTCCATCCGTTCATAGAGGCCCTGATGCCTTTTGTAAAGTCCTTTTCGTACACGTGGTTCAATTTGCAAGCGGCCAAAaggaaatattacaaaaagcaCGAGAAACGGATGAGTCTAGAGGAGGAGCGACACACTAAATATGAACTACAGGTAATTCTAATATACTATATCCCATGACTCATATCACAGATACATTGAGTTGAGGTTCTGTATGTAACGATATAAGTATACGctgtttgtattaatattcaaagtgCACTGCAAACAAAATACAAGCTCGCAAAGTTTCCAGTCGACTTATCAATATTGCAGGTCCTACAGAATTcaatttttgaaatgttaacGAATTTTCGCGATGCGGAAGATACAAAACAAAGATGTCTGCATTCGCAGGCAGTCGCAATGCGTCTATCGGTAAAAGATATTCCCGCTACGAATGCTGAATACCGCGGCACACGACCATACAACACAGATATcctaattttgattaaaactaACCCCCAACAGGCCAGAATTTATGAgggtattattaaaaattattgtttaatttggtGTTTGTATTGCCATATTTACGATGTACTTTACTTTTATGATGACGTGGGATGGTCTTTATGCATTTTGCTATTAACGCAGATGACAAAGTGCGCTAACTATTCGATAATCAAGCTTTGTATTTACTAGTAATAtaccattattataaaaacattatatattttagtatacataatttatgtgtagaatattttatcattttgtgtattaattactgaacgtatatatgtatacgtgGTATTTGAACGTGTGATGTGTCTTCACACTGATGGATGAAGCTCTTTATGAGTGGTTCGTGTAATTTACAGTCTTAGATTAATAACCCagctttattataaagatgGCTCGGGTTCCGTCCGTCGGTTATATCAGcgagaaaattaaacaaatgatTCATGAATATGAAAAGTGGTCGGCTTATTTGTATATACGGTATACTATCATGACATATCACGAAGGTTTTGAGGCGCTGTGAGGaataaagttttctttttggtacataaaaatttcacaTAGCCATTGTAATtggtaatattgaaaaaataatataatattgataaaaaaatgaatttaaccGTCGTTTATAATGCTTAGGTTTCGTCTATTGAACACGTAGTAAGCGACAGTTCAAATAACttcaacaaattataaaatgataccGAAACTAAAACGAATTCCAGAACGAGAAAGCAGAAGTGAAACATAAATGGGCATCGCGGTTATTAGGCAAGTTGAGGAAAGATATCACACAGGACTGTAGGGAGGACTTCGTGTTGAGCATCACAGGGAAAAGACCAGCCGTCTGCGTGCTCTCCAACCCTGACCAGAAGGGGAAGATGAGGAGGATAGACTGTCTGAGACAAGCTGATAAGGTGAGCATCAAGACTCTCACAGACACCGGACCAGTACGAAACACGACACTTGAATCGTCACATTACGTTCCAAGTTTTTCATTGATGAACATTGATACTATCCTGGGATACTATTTATGAATGAGAACCTGGGGACGTTCCGTAGTGTGAGGGTGCAAAGTTGTTGTAATGCTACAAATCGTGATATTAAACTCGACGTTATCTTTAATTACGATACTAACGGCAGTAACTCTCGTTCTAGGTGTGGCGATTAGATTTAGTGATGGTTATATTGTTCAAAGCGATACCCCTAGAGAGTACGGATGGTGAACGTTTAGAGAAACACCCCGAGTGCACCCAGCCGGGGCTGTGCGTGAACCCCTACCACATCAACGTGTCAGTGAGAGAACTCGACCTGTACCTGGCGAATTTCATCAACAGCTATGGTAATGGAAGCGACGGTCTGCCAGGTCTCTCGCTCTGTTATATCATCGCTTAAAGACTTCTGCCAATGAGTTCCGATGGTTGTGCCACTGACTGATTCGCCTACCCTCGTTCGTCGCTCGGATTTCGATTTGAGCTCGTCCTCCATTACTCCAATGAAGTGTTAATCGTCCTAGAATCTATTTCATAGCTTAAGGAACTCGTTGGCactggttatttttttaccaatatGTAGCGATATCTCTGCATGTTATGCTGTAACAGCTGTCTGTAGTCGGCTACTTTGTGTTCATACTGTCGATATGTTTCAGATATACTTAGCGGATCTCTCTCGCCTCACCCGAATAGGGACAAAGAGAATGAACACGAGGCTAAGAACAAAGGTAAAACCGGCTCGTGTCGGTCCCGTGTCGTGTCGTGTCGTGGTCTTGGCCGTGTCGTGTCATTACAGATGACGCTCTCATTATATAACTCGATATATTCGTCTCGTGCGCGTTTTGTGCGCATTTAATTCCGTCGGTCCGGAGTGCAGCTCGGTCCGTCCGTCTTATACAATGTGAGCGTCATCGTTAGTgtcattaaacatttttcatataaatccaCACTAATGTTGATGTCTGTTTGTTTGCACTCGCTTTTGTTGTTGTAGACTGTGTTCCTTCTCTTTCTCAATCTCTGTCTCCGTGTAACTCTTCACAACTATTATCCAGTGGATGCTTTCTACACGACGGATCCGTTCTCTTAACTTTCGGATCTTTTTTgctgtataaatatagtttcttAATGTGTTCGTATTATAGTTTGTATATAGACTTGTTATCTATGAAAGTATGTTAGCTGTAAAAAGTTACATTACGAGATATAAGTTCcggtgttattttaaaaactctgAACTCACAGTATCACAGTCATCTATTTCACACTTTAAGATAGCACCGCGGATCTCTGTTGGTTTTAGCCGTGTTTTGATGTATGTTGTATGCTGGCCACACCTCTAGTCCGCGCTAGTCCCCGCTGTGGTGTTGTGTGTATGTTAGTGTGTTCTATAATATCTCGATACGTGGGTTACAGGGTATACCCATAATCCATACAACGGTGTTATTTGCAACGATATCATTTTAGCGACCGGTGTCTTCTCTTCGAAGGAGCTTTGGAAGCTGTCTAAAGGTTAGTTCGTTATCTCTACTCGCATTTTCTTATGAGACTTTAGGTCACCATCGCTCTGTATAGTAtgagttaaatcaaaatttatttgattcctaccaaatattagaaatattctgaagactatttttattacaaataaaaaaaaattaatatcacgaaatttttttgttaataatattttacaacataaTTTGTGGATGGTTGATCCAGACTGTTAATAAAGGTATATGGTGTTCCAGCGTCTATCCTCCAGGAGACGGGAGCGGAGTCCCCGGGAGGCTCCGGCGGCGGTATAAAATTGGAGTCCACGTACTACGGCTACAACAGTCCAGCGCCGCCCGCCTTCGAGCCGCAGACCGACCGGGGCACGCCCTCCGCCATGCTGGTCGGACAGTGCTTCAGTGAGTAGCTCTCACATACACATCATTTAGGACGACGTCTCagtgagacgaaacctctcagcattccatggattcaccgcgCGGGTGCGGGTCCAtcacgttgcagggagaggagcttcaacagtgcctgggacttgcggcCTAGGTGTAGGGTTAAGGTGCGTCTATCTAACGCGCTTtcaaacgctcacctccaccgtccaagcttctCTATCTagctaaccaaatttgaaagaaACCTACCAGGGCTGCCGTCgtagtacgttccaagaatgaactgatgttagttctggacaggctcaagtcttttagcaggttgcagagagatttagccgtcaCACTCTTGAACAGCCTCACACGTATTCTCAGTTCCCGACTTCTTCAGATATAACAATCACTTTGTTTCTTCTTAAATCCCATGCCTTTTCTTGTCATCGCTTATTATCCTTCAAATGATTTCGCGAACAGCGTCACAGACCAAAGTACAACGACCTCAAATCTCTTCCTATATAAAGTGTTTGTAATACCTCTAAGTCATCGCGGGGcccaaaattaatttaatatgtcatacGTTATTCAACATTAATTCGTACATAATATAGTAACGATTGTTTAATGTATCTGTTCTGCAGATCTTGGTAAcagacacacatacatattgtaATGTGTAATGCGAGTGTTAGCGATTCGGGTCGCGTCCGCGTGTCGTATGTGCGCGGCGTATAGCGCGTTGAATCATCTTGTTATTAGACTACCTCCAGTTCATTGTTTGGGTCGAtgactttatttaattgtttgcgATATAAATTGAGGTAGGTTTATACAGATACAtgtgtttacatttaaatatacaattaatttattacatttaatgtgaGTGAGTCTATTTCTTTATATCGGTAGAATATTGTAAGTAATAAGATTGTTTACGAAAGCATATCTTAatgttaatttgaattttaaaaatatgggatttacatttttaaattcaaatcaaaaaaTTAGCCAATTAGTTAGAGCACGGTAGCCCAGTCAGCAAAGCGACTGGAACGCGACATTGCTGTAGTCGCAGGTTCGACTTTATTTCTTATCAGTGAAGTTCAGAGCATATTTCCAAATCGGTTTTCATTATATCTCTATATCCATGTAACGTGTCCGTCGTTCCGTCCGCAGGTATCCCTCACAGCTCGGCGGGCCTGAGCGGCCAGTCGCCTCTCGTTCCTTCCAACACCATCTTCTACCAGCACGCCCCGGCCGCCGACACTCACTCCACTCGTTAGTTatatcacatatataatatatttattaattttcgtaACCGGTATCTATGGTCCCACTCGCTGTATGTATGTTTCTCTTGGGAACTATAGATCACTTAAATAtcacaatacttgatttttctTCTCTTTATTTATCCCGAAATTCCGTGTAGTTCCCGCGGGAACTACACGGAACGCAAATAGCGCTGCGctttcattcataattttattaatctatcGATATATCTGTGATCGGCGATTCCGACATCCGAGCGGCGAAAGTCGCGGTCAAAAGTTGTATCCCTTTGATGTAGTCTAATCTAATAAATCTGTCTGTTTCACGAACAGCGTCGGAGTCTCTGAACCAGCACGGGAAATACGAGGGCGGTCAGGACTCGCTCGGGGACTTCGTGACCTTCGTGTGTCAGGAGCCGCCCGCGGACGTGCAGCAGCTACAGGTGGATATTAGACACCGCACACTTCCATCCACGTTCATCTCATGCGCCTTCACCCAACAGGCGACGTGGGAGGAATCCCTCAGGCTATAGGGCCTGGCATTGTATTTCACGCACAATAAAGCACCTCGTGTCCTTGGAGCGGATCGAGCACGAGAAACTATGTtgctatattaattattatcttttcagTTGCGGGTATTTTTAATTCCACGTACAAAGGGTCGCTACCCGATCCGTAATGAAattgctgtaaagtaatcaATAAGGTCGGGAAAATGAGAATCAAAATAACATccctaaaaaaattatagtttcattttaattgtattcaaTTCGTCTGTTTTCTCCACAAGAATCAAATTTCAATGAATGTTATACCAAAAATATGCAGCGATGGTTTGTAAGGACCTATCGTCTCACCCACGCTCTTGGACTGTCCATCATTCTCTGTATCTGTCGTGTCCGTGTCCAGGTGCACAGCCTGTCTCGTAGTCCCAAACCGCCGTACTTCAGCAGCTCGATGCTGCCCCCGCCCCCGCTCCCGCCCATGGCCAGGCCGGTCACCATCATCAGATCCACGGGTATGTTTCACAGCTTccacttatataaaattaatactttatttacataactttataattgtttacgAGATGATTAAATGCCAATAATCTTTGTAATTTGTCAAAAAAGCTTCACTATATGCTAGTCTAGTCCTGCGTGTTTGATCGTATTAAGTGTACCACTAACTGCAGTATTTCGGTCTGTAGTCATATTCTTGTGGCAGAGACAGTGAAGTCCATGTAATGCTAGCGCAGGCAGCGTTTATTCTGCCCGTGTGTACAGCCTCCTATTCTAAGTATCGTTAAGTTCATGTGTGTTGTACATGTGCAGCGAGCGAGGCGGGCGGGGGCGGCGGATCCCCCTCGTCCCCGGAGCTGCGCTCGCCGCCCGCGTCTCCGCGCCGCCGCTCCCCTCACTACCGGGACTGCGCCCCCATCAGCCACTTCAACCACTTCCACCAGCCGCAGCAGGTGTGTGGTCGCCGGGTCCTTGCAGTTCTCATGAAGGTCGTCTAATGACCGACGATCATCTGTTCGATGTTTATTCCTTTATAGATCGCGTGACTGTGTGACCGCGCCGGTACAAACTCATACACCCCGCGTCTGTAGCTTCTTGTATCTGTGTCGTGAGTGTCGGTGTTTATATTCTTTCCAATATATGTCCCCCAGGTGTTCAGTTACGGTGCTGTGGGAGGGAGCTCTCCCCCGGGGGGACTCGGCCTGTACGCCCCGCGGGCCGCTCCTCGCGCTCCGCCACGGTAATACACACATATGAGCACATATTGTATACAGAAAAATGCAAGTAAATGATTAGCATTCCCGAGTCACGAGGTCTGGACGCAACGCACTATGCTAATGCACGTCCCTCACTCGCTCACACCAAAACTACTCaatgaattataatgaaaattatataagctaaatgatgttttaaatacgAGTCTTAGCGACGCTCCCTCGAACATACATGACAATTAGTTGTGTTTGAAGTTACAAACagacaatagatggcgctgtcggCTGGTCGGCTCTCCATTTATTGAATTCAATTTCAAATGCCACGGAGACAAATCTAAAAAATACTAGCGTTTTTTATTCGTACTAATCGCTTTGTTCAGGATAGTGCTAACGATCACTACAGTTATGACCCCTACAGATGGAACGCGCCCTTCCCCACGCTGGAGGACGAGTTCAACATCATGACGGCGCCCGCCGGACCCGACCACGTCGTGTTGCTGGATGACGGTAATCACACTACACACATAACACACGAGCGGCGCCGCGCCACGGGAATAGTATCTGGGGGGCTGTAGCGCCGCAGAACGCCTGTCGGATAAGGTCATGACACGGATCAAGCAGTCAGGTTCCGGCATGATACCTGAGGGAGCCGGCTCTTAATAGTTGCCTTATCATTAGAGTCGAGTACGATGTACCAAGCATTTAGTGCTTGGTTATGAGGGTAGTTTGATAACGTGATGTTTTCCTTCTTGCTCATAGCAGCAAAGGAACAGCTCAGTTTCCTGCGTCTGTGTTTTCCTATTATAATTTGTGTGTCATGGCTAGAGTCAATACTGTGACGGTTCGCTCACCACCTCCGACTTTGATTCAAAGGCAGGAATGTCATCCGAGCGATAtccattgaaaataaaaaacactgaTCAACTTCTTACGAATTACAAAAGCGACTTTAGTAGAAGTTATGAGTATAGCTTTACGTTGCTACGGGAAGTGTTCATTAAAGGTTTAAAGAGTTTCCTCTAAAGTAGTAAATTCCTCTCACCAGAGACGTGAGGCTTTAAACAGGGGGGAGGGTGGTGGCCGCAACTCTCGCTCGATGGTTAATCTTGGATCATAATTGTGAAGTGTTCTACATTCCAGAGCGGTTCTTCCAATCGAACGTGATATCGTCGGACGGGTCGGCCATGGACACGTCGGGCGCGGGCGTGGGGTCGGTGGGGTCGGTGGGGCCGGGGGGGGAGGGCGGCGAGCTGGCCCCGGACAAGCCGCCGCCGGAGCTGCGGTCGCCGTGATCCCCGCACGAGGCGTCCCTGCCCCGCTGGACGCCCGCGCCTCCCCCGCACTGGCGCCCCGTCACACATCGGACTCCATGACCGCCGTACTGCACATTTCGTTTCTCGACAATAATTTTGGCCACACTGAGGTTCCGATGTCTCGCCTCGCGGAGTGAAGCGGCCGGTGTGCGTGTTGATGGTCGAGGTGGGGCTTCGATCGGGACTTTGGATGTTCGTTCGGTCGGGACCGCCGCGCCCGTCTGTGGCGGGGTGCGGCGGCCTCCCGCGGCCGGCCGCCGTGTGGGCGATGAAATGGATCGCAGCCGTCGGAAAaatgatgtaaaaaatatgacgtTACCGTACtgtaaaacatatattctaatatttttatagaatatgatCGAGCCTTCCAGTAGTTTAGTGAGACGTTATAAATCTGCTTAAAGGATCGTGAGCCGCCCCGCCGCCGCCCGGGCCGCCCGGGCCGGCCGCAGGGTCGGTGTGatattttgaattgtttttgtttcgttGTTGTGCGTTTGTTCGACCTAGTGTAAGCGATTAgattaaaaggttttttgtttaacttaTTGAACGAATATTTAAGACAGACGGAGCCTTGCTTATGATTACTTAGACGTATTTAGACGCTGGGTCCTCATCTATTGTTTCGGAACGAACTTTCCGTTCCCCCGGACGCGCCCGCCGCGGCTCGCGGGGGCGCCG harbors:
- the LOC116776068 gene encoding nuclear factor 1 X-type isoform X10 translates to MPFVKSFSYTWFNLQAAKRKYYKKHEKRMSLEEERHTKYELQNEKAEVKHKWASRLLGKLRKDITQDCREDFVLSITGKRPAVCVLSNPDQKGKMRRIDCLRQADKVWRLDLVMVILFKAIPLESTDGERLEKHPECTQPGLCVNPYHINVSVRELDLYLANFINSYGNGSDGLPDILSGSLSPHPNRDKENEHEAKNKGYTHNPYNGVICNDIILATGVFSSKELWKLSKASILQETGAESPGGSGGGIKLESTYYGYNSPAPPAFEPQTDRGTPSAMLVGQCFSIPHSSAGLSGQSPLVPSNTIFYQHAPAADTHSTPSESLNQHGKYEGGQDSLGDFVTFVCQEPPADVQQLQVHSLSRSPKPPYFSSSMLPPPPLPPMARPVTIIRSTASEAGGGGGSPSSPELRSPPASPRRRSPHYRDCAPISHFNHFHQPQQVFSYGAVGGSSPPGGLGLYAPRAAPRAPPRYDPYRWNAPFPTLEDEFNIMTAPAGPDHVVLLDDERFFQSNVISSDGSAMDTSGAGVGSVGSVGPGGEGGELAPDKPPPELRSP
- the LOC116776068 gene encoding nuclear factor 1 X-type isoform X9, whose protein sequence is MFLPELPRACMVDDVATYLQAPSSGQDEFHPFIEALMPFVKSFSYTWFNLQAAKRKYYKKHEKRMSLEEERHTKYELQNEKAEVKHKWASRLLGKLRKDITQDCREDFVLSITGKRPAVCVLSNPDQKGKMRRIDCLRQADKVWRLDLVMVILFKAIPLESTDGERLEKHPECTQPGLCVNPYHINVSVRELDLYLANFINSYGYTHNPYNGVICNDIILATGVFSSKELWKLSKASILQETGAESPGGSGGGIKLESTYYGYNSPAPPAFEPQTDRGTPSAMLVGQCFSIPHSSAGLSGQSPLVPSNTIFYQHAPAADTHSTPSESLNQHGKYEGGQDSLGDFVTFVCQEPPADVQQLQVHSLSRSPKPPYFSSSMLPPPPLPPMARPVTIIRSTASEAGGGGGSPSSPELRSPPASPRRRSPHYRDCAPISHFNHFHQPQQVFSYGAVGGSSPPGGLGLYAPRAAPRAPPRYDPYRWNAPFPTLEDEFNIMTAPAGPDHVVLLDDERFFQSNVISSDGSAMDTSGAGVGSVGSVGPGGEGGELAPDKPPPELRSP